TCCTAGAGGATGTGTGGACTCTTCTCTATCACTTGATAGTTGGAATTCGAAAGGTTCTATACTTTTATTGCTTGCGGGTAATTTCAATTATTTCATGGGAGGTTGTctcataacaacaacaacaacatgatATTTAggagaaaaaatataaaacttgagGAGCTGATATGGAAAATAAAACAGTGGAGCCAAGTATGGAAAAAGAGAGGCAGACACGAAATAAGAATGCAATGGCTTGAGGATGGATATTCAGTGAAAAAGAGAGTAGAGAATGATTCGAATGATCCAAGGGGAGAGATGAAAAACATGCGccgctttttctttttttttgcaggTTAGCGTAAAATTTATGGACTGCATTATTGGAGTCTAGAGACAAATTTGGATATGACCAAGAACAACTAAATAATGCTTTAAAGCTTGGCCAGTGGCGGGTATAGCAAAGAGAGAAAAAGGTATGAGAGTCTCTATTTTTGTAACAATATGGACTATATCAAGAACAATaaatagtattattttttaaaataagattttaaacttTGATGAGATGAAGAATGAGGTGTTATATTGGCGAGATACatggaaaaaggaaagagaaatcCGAGCAAATGGGGTGGAAGAGATAGGTGGAATCCTATAATATAACtgatttgttattgattttattgttacttatgttgttgtttttgtttgttttaatttggaTAGTTTTGTTTTAAAAAGTGATTAGAGATTATACTGTAATGCAGAACATGGGATTTGTATGCTATttgagaatttgatgattttaattatataaaaaaaattatcccaaAAAAAAATACACAGATACTAAGGATTGAAATATATTAGAATCCATTAAATTTGCCTTGAAAGCTGGGAGAtcctatgagagaagatgattcTTAAAAGATTAAATTATTGGGTATACTAATTAAAACAAAACTTTCATATTTTATGTGAATTTTAACAAGTTGAATGTTTCCAGTCTGTTTTCAGATCAAATCATTGGGTATACTAATTAAAACAAagctttcatattttattttttttatataaaaatcttaatATATTTGTTGTTTGTATGGTTtgagattttgattttttttaatgtgtattaTTTATGTTGTGTAACTATAttaatcttattattttttttttaaaatatagaattttattagtagTTCAAAAATTCATACTACATGTATAAAAGATTCAGAGTTCAACGTGATCCATATAAAATTGTGtaatcaataaaagaaattatattaatttatatttagaaTCTTGTTTAAGTCCATTGTATGAATGTTAGTTTCATTATATtgaatacataatttttttccaTGTTATGCAGGATGTTATTTATAAGAATATCAAGTGTTCATATAGTTTAAGCCTGTTGCACAATATATTAGCCCATTGACAATTAGACGGGAGCTATAACTTGcttttagaaaatatttgaataatattttggATGAGCATATGGATAAATGTAGTActtaatatctaatttttattgACTGTATCATGTTTAAAAAAGTTTAAAGTATATGAAAgacaataattataatttaatatagtaAAAAATAACTTACAATGTGTAATAACTAAAGATAAtatgtaaataattatatatgttttaaaaacAGTCAAATTATTGTATAAAGATATTAAGAAATTTATTCTCCTCTTTCAAaacttcaatatttttttttcaatctctttaaatactttaaaatagtaaaaaggattaaagttatttaaaaaaagtacaataatttaaataagtttaattatattattatttttagtatgtgaGAAATATTTTactcatatataataatatatatgtaaaagatgGATTTCTCCTCTCCTTTAAATTGCAAAGATTAAATATCTCCaatttaatttaactaatttttattaaaaaaaataaattggaaCAATGCTATTTACACATTAATTAGATTTGTTACATACAAAGTATAAATTGATTACAATAATATTATAGTCAttctttaaattgaaaaaaaagatcTATTTTAAAGTTGTACAAGTGCACAAGTTTACTACTAATACTTTTGAAGAAGCAAAGATACAGCTGTCAAGCTGCGATTCAATAgcccaaaaaaaaaaccaaaaagaataacattagaaaataaaataaaatcactgTATCATACAGGTTCACAAAGTAGCATTGGTCAACTATCAAAGCTGAAATAAGCAACACCCCTTCTTGATGCACAAATACTTAATTTTCACTCATCTACAAGGATAATTACTCTAGCCATGCACGCGATAaggttgaaattataattttaatttttttaaattaatttgaattacaataatttgattaataaaaaaatatgttatgcattgtttgatttttttaatctagtattaattggattaactctaaaatagttattaatcagttttaataatctaattttttcaataaatcagacatatatattgaatgtgatcataaatatAATATAGTAATAGTCAAATCCATTAACATATATATTGGCTATTATCTcaatataaaacaaattaaatataaaaggctattagcacttataaatctataaaattgcACTGTCTTTGATTCGTGcaagggtttacttatcaaataaacttaaaatatgaacaaaaaatatttataaaatagaccTAGCATtacttgaaagaatcatgaaaaataatcaacttaccttatcatGCATGAGAATCATTTTTATGTAAGTCATCTTGTTTTTGTCAAATTTAGATGGGACTCtccataaccttataattcttgcttttatttttcaaacCTTTTCGTTACATAATCTACCATAGGTAATACTATTGATAGAATCGCAGTTAGTAGCCATTAGGTATGAGaaataataaacagaagaaaATCTATGTCTGGGTACGAAttttctaaataataaataattgtaacaattcactattaatccttatatatatatatatatacacacactaatTATACATGGTAATAATTAGCAAATAATTTCAATGGAGATACTTGTTACAATTAAGTGAAATTTAtgccattatattttattaacctttatgattaattcaatagaGATACTTCCTCAGTATATATGTTATcgacattaattatatgccaatatgtttaggaaagagctaaaagaggagatataaatatatataatattattgctatataagaagcatacataaattgctacattttttattatattatacaacttaaaattatagtatcatgttattattaattctagatacttactataattatatcaaatttaattatgactctaaataaataaaatagatagcatttaatattatttttttcttttttacattcaatatttaatgtaattataaaaagtaaaataattaatgaaaaaatatgagaagaaaataaaacatattaattaaaattcaatttgttatctaattaatTTTGTGTCCATACAATATAACTTTACGAAAATGTTATGAATCACAACcttttttattctataaaaaaatactatatgtagtctttagtagtacaaaaataattataagaaataattattgatattttatattaatcacaattgattattgataccctaatttttttaaaatatattttacctttttaaaatataatgcatgtaCCATGTagacctttattattattattattattattattattattattattattattattattattattattattattattatcaaattaaatggATCACTATTAATGTGTGCATTAACTatctcctaataaaattattgcacttaaatgagaattagaactatatcaattgatataattagaatgataaaaaatatcgataattgataagtagtttaataacgcattaaatattaatttaatataattataatgaaatttttttcttaaattaatataatcatgcattattcatgagctaattataatataattagaataaatttatttgagagaaaaaagagTTCATGTGTAATTTCCAAAAATtataataacttttttatttatgtatacgtatatattaattttgttaaataattttatatatatatatacataaataattatttacatatacaaaaataaaaaaatatatgaattatattttgttatactCCATGTTATCGGTTATTAAAAACATTTAAATcacatatgttaattatttttttgttataattattttgttttatatatatgattattttttattcaacaatcgtgtaataattttttattttttatatgtatatatattcctCAATTTCGGCTCCATTCATACGCATATTAAcagtttttttttctaatagtgatgttttaattaaatttgaattacaattaattgattgatagaaattataataaattaaatttaatgagttaaaagaaataaataaaaaacaccaTCATCAGAAACATGTCACGACATTTTTAACATTAAgtgtagaaatttaatttttatataataaaatagatatttacagattattatattaaacacagactaaaaaaatcacactaaataaaataaaagtatcaatggtaaaatataacccaaaaaatcacttaaattaaaaaagaacctatgatgaattataataaatctatatatgaggagtaaaagtaaaataaataattaaaaaaaagtaaaaatagcaattaaaaaaagtaaaagaagatagaaaagataacgTATAGAGTAGATAAAAATGTATTGcaatagaagattaatataattaattaatacaaatgatgaaatagaaaaatcaaaatataatcttattaaaaaaattttaaaaaaattatttcaaagaagaacctattaatcaacttttataaaaatattacaaaaaatttaaattatctttaaataaaataataatacccttaagaattattaatcaaaataaataaaaaagaattgatataaaataaaatcatagaaaaatattaacaaaattaagataaaaaacaaaaataaaaaattataaatattttatttgaaatacagaatagagagagaaaaaagggatatataaaataataagataataaattgaattaattgaattcatttatttcattgttttatatattatttattaaataatttaatatttatctcgatcaaattaaataattaattagttataattaatttgatttcatgaataaaaaaattaaaataatttgattaaataattaaatattatcacCCTAAACATGTTAAATTTGTGATTGATTTCTTTTAATAGAATTCtcttaattatgtattattcatatTTATGGAACACAAACACCTCAATATATATAAATGAAATTCCTAGTAAATACAATTTATTTCCTGTTTAGAATCTCATTACAACATATTATGCTCTAACCAAACTATTAAAGAAATTCAAACTAATAATAAGTAGGATTGATATATAGGATATGGCAATGAAAAATTAGTAAGTGATCTTATAGAGATAACATCTTCAACTTCAGTGCAAAATTTTAAGCAATCTTATCCAAGTCCAATAGTGTATTTTCTTTTGCTGGCTCTATCGTGAGCCTCTAAAGCTTTCTGCATCAGAATCACGCAACACCTCACAAATCAAAACCGTTAAAAATTGAACTTTATCTAAAAATATCAAGGATTTCCACATTCTTTGGGTGCAAAGAAGTCATggaaattaattcaaaaataaatacgaGCAAGCAATTAACAGAAGTAGAATGGAACAGAGCAGAACACAACAATGTGCTTGAATAGACAGAGTTGAATTTCGAAGGACAAAGAACCAAAAAGTGAAAGCGCCAGGCAGTTAGAGTTTGGCTTATAGAAACTCATAATAAATCCATcagaataaattcaaaaataaaacaacATCATAATAAACCAAGGTTCTAAAAACCGAACCGGTTATCGAACCGCTCTAGGTACTAGTTTactggttcataggttcaaccgATTCGACCGTGATTGAACtgtaaaaaccgttttataataaaataataaataaaatataaataagcacataaaaatataattatagtctaatttaAACttgaaaatatcattcaaattaaaagtactacataaaccaaatgttataatctcattcaaatacaaattcaaagttcaaaagtcaacaaacaaacaaccaaacataACATAGCAGCATCAAAATGAGCTAAATTTGTCATCAACCATCAAAATCCTCCATAATTTGTTGCAGATTTGCGTCATTGATTTCATCACCTTCATTTCTACTACTTGGACCAGAAAAAGCAAGTGGTACAGCATAAAATGTACTagtactaccaccaccaccaccttgatCTAAATCAGCATCAATCTCATCTAAGAAAATATAACACATTATCAATAAATTAAAGATCAAAGCTATTGTAATTTATTGTCTGTTCAATAAACTATAATACTCACCAAGCAAGTCTTCAATATTACTTGGAAGATCAGGTTCTTTTTCAACAACCTCTTCCGTCACCCAAAAATCAACATTATCAATAGTTTCAATATCGATTGGATCATATTGcgacttttgctttcttttttttctttcattcctaacaaattaaatacaatatatgatAAGCCTAGTATATTAGCTATACAAAATCTAATGATATGAAATGAAAGGATGAAATATATATTACCTAGATTTAAGAcgcaaattatatgtaacatacaCAATATCACTTAGCCTATCATGCTCCAATCTATTCCTTCTTGCTGTATGAATTTGATCAAAAAGACTCCAATTCCTTTCACACCCTGAAGAAGCAGATGCTTGGCTAAGAATGCGAACTGCCATTTTTTGTAAACATGGAGCAGAACTACCAAATAACCTCCACCATTCATCTATAAATTACAATCCCATATCTTAAgtattagttatcaaattaaggaaatcaaaacataaaataagtaaataactaaagCTCATTATCAAACAGATATTATTACCAGGTTGAAATTTTTTTGCAGCTGGAACAGCTTCAGGCCTATCAAAGCTTTCCTTTCGATCTCTATATAAGTGTATTTCTTTCATTGCCTCAACTGAATCTAAATTATTAACCTTGCAATGCAATGTAACAAGATCAAGTAAAGCTCGCATGACATCAGGTGATTCTCTATAATTTTCAGAAAAAAAGCAATCAGGATTCAAGAAATAGGCTGCTGCGtgaagattttttttcaaatgtttGTCCCATCTTGAGTTGATAATCTCTGTGTAAGGTTGATATGCACTCTTCCTATGCTTGAACATTTCTTTGATTCCATTTTCTGACCTCAGCATACCTTCATAAACAATTCCCAATGATGGTTTATCATCAGCATCTACCAACCTCAGCAATTTAATCAACGGACTCACAATTTGGCATACAGTAAAACAATCATCCCAAAATTTATTGTCTAGGATAATTGCACTCACAGCTCTACCATTAGCACTCCTTCCTACTTTGTGTCCAGTAAAGTGTGTATCAACAACCAATTGTTGTAATTCCGATTTGCGCTCAAAGATACTCATCAATGTGAGGAAGACAGTGGCAAAACGAGTTGCACCTGGACGAACAATCTCCCTCCAATCATCTTTTTGTCTTAGCCAGGACAAGAACACCGTATGATTATATACAAACACGGTAATATTCGAAGCATGTGTTGCAAGGCTAGAAATATGTGGCATGCTGCTTATATCTTTTAGAATAAGATTCAAGCAATGAGCGGCACAAGGTGACCAGtgaatattttcaaatttcttattaATAAGCCTACCAGCAGCAACATAATTCGCAGCATTATCGGTCACTACATGAACAACATTATCAGGTCCAATCCATTCAATCACCTCTAAAAACAAGTCACACAAGCTAGAAGCATTTTTAACCATACTTGAGGCATTTACAGATTTCACAAAGCACAACCCTTTCGAAcaataaaccaaaaaattaatCAATGTTCTTTGCCTTTGATCTGTCCAACCATCAGCCATGAGAGTACATCCAGTTTCTTTTCAAACAGACCTATAGCTATCAACAACCATTTGACACTCCCTTTTGAGATCGGCTAATAAGTTAACCCTCAAAGAGTCATAAGAAGGACCTTTATAACCAAGCCCAAAGCCAACTACACCATCCAACATATCTTGAAAAAAAGGTGACATAACCGCATTGAAAGGAATCCTACAATCCAAAAGCCATCTAGCCACTCGCTTATCAACTTCATGAAGCGCCTCTTTTTGAAACACGCTTTTCAGACTTGGTTGACTTCTCGGAGTTGTTCTTGGTGCAAACATAGGAGGAATAAtggtttttgctttcttttttggaTCGCCTCCAACAACCTCCTTAGTTGGTAACTGACTCGGAGTTTGTTGTTCCTCTTGCGCTATTGCTTCATCAATTGCATCCTCACACTCATCGGTACCCTCTTCGTTGAAACTTACTTTCCTTTTACTAGTTTTACTTTTCTGAATCTCTTTCAATAAACCTTCCATTTGTTTTTCTACATCATACGAGACCTTAGAACACTTCTTAATGTCTCCACCTATCTTCGCCAAATGCTTTTTCATTCTATTAATTCCCCCGCCCCCAAAAGTACTCAGACAAAATAAGCATTGGTAATGCGGTTTTCCATTTATATTCTATAAAGCAACGTATCTCCAAGCAGGATCAGTTTTTCCCCGAACACTAGAAGTTTGTGACTGATTTTCGTTACTCGCGGGAGGAAGAGAACGTTCATTCGAAGCAGAATTATTTTAAGCATTATTATTCCTAGGTAGGTCTTGGTTGATACTTTCTTCCATACCTAAATATTACCAGCAATCCAACCCCAATAATCTCAACTCTCAAGTTCACAACAAATGAACAAAcaacatccaaattccaaaatcagaGTATACAAACAACATCTCAGGTtcaaaaaattcagaattcacaAAATCATCTCTCAAAATCAGAGTATACAAAACCAGAGTTCACAATGACAAAATCATGTCACAAAATCATGTCACAAAATCAGTTCATATTTCATCACAGAATCAGTTCATATTTCATCACAGTTTCATGACTTCATCAGATTTCAGTCAGTTCACAGAGTTCACATATCACTATATCAGTTCATAACAGTTTCAGAGACTCAAAGTTTCATCAAAATTCTTTATTCACAGAGTTCACAGAGTATCAGATTTCATCATAAAATCATgttcataactaaattaaaaattacctgGAAATGAGGACTTCAGTTCTTCAACGCTTCAACGCTTCTCTATTGCTTTCTATCAGAGGCAGAGCTCGACGAAGGTGACATGCGAAGTGGCTGAGGGCGCGACGGAGCTGACGGCGGGACCGTGCTGACAGCGCGAGGTATCTGACGGCGCGACGGACCCAATGGCGCCACGGAGCTGACGGCGCGACGCTGCTGAGGGCGTGACGGTGCTGAAGGCGCGACGCTGCTGAGGGCGTGACGGTGCTGAAGGCGCGACGGAGGTGAGTGCGTTGAGGGCTTCAGGTGTTCTGTCTCTCACAGTGGTGGCCGGTGGGTCGTGGCCTCGTGGGTGTTGTTCTGTGGGAGTGGGAGTGTGGGACTCTGGAGGCTGGAGTGAATCACGAAGTGATGAAACTGGCGAAGGAGAAAAGGGAATTAGGGTTCCCACAGCGCAAAACGGCGGCGTTTTGCTGCAAGGTTAAAAAACCGGCCGGGTCCCGGTTCAGTTCGACCGAGCGGTAACCGACCGGTTCGTCGGTTCAATACCGATTTTCAAATTCTGCGGTTTTCTTTGTTAACCGAACCGCTTTAGCATCCGGTTCACGGTTCGACCGGTCGATTTaaaccgattttcagaacattaTAATAAACCAAGAATTGAAAACTATAAACcaaaaatcataaaccaaaaacctaaaataaatattattcctTAAAGTACCTCTTTCTGAAATTGAGTTCTATTTAACCAACGAGGAAGAAGCAATAAGGACGcaaaaaaaatctttaattttttatctcgaaaacaaataaattttcgattagttaaaaatataaaaacattttttacttttaaaaaatatttttatattttaattaataaaaaatttatatatcttcaaattaaaaaattaaaaacctatttatcctttttattttctaacaaGTTAACCCGCAACCCGAGTCCAAGAAGCTCAAGACCATTCGGCTCTAGGCCTATTCATGTTGCTTCCTCCGATAATGAAGATGTTTATTCACATCTTCTTTTTTGTGTTCAACCGTGATATTTGTGTCCTATTATTCATGCAGTTTGTTCTTCTTGATGTCTTCTTATTCTTATTTCTTCTTCGAGCGTATATACTCTACGTGCATGTCTCATATATGCGTATGTTATGGATAATTTGTTTACGCACTCTCCCATATATGTTATTATGTTTCTCTAGTGGCAACAATTGGTGTAAATGCTTCCTCACATAAATCAACATCTTATATGTTATATGTTATATACTAAATATAAGTTatcatagataaaaaaaatatataagttatcatAAGTTATTATTGCTTATTAAAATACGTATTTAGTTTACCAAAAAAAATACgtatttagtatttaaaaaaattattatagtaTTATAAATAAGTTTCGTTACTTTTTTTCTATTGTAGATTTGTTTTTTTTACTATAGTAGATTTGTATATcctataactaattatttaatttaaaatataaattaatgtgtataaatatatacaaatatataataactaaattgataattaattttcaattgcataaaatatttttgtcaaattatTGGTATATTATATTTGTTTCgtatatatttaaaaatgatGTTGTTTGTAATTTTTgcctttttttaattttggtcttgtcGACATAACGTTCACCGTAAAAAAGTTATGAAACAAAAAATTCCATAgcaatccttttatatttttgaatatattaaaaatgtaagaaatgaattaaaaatttcaaaagttaCTATATATATTGTTAACAAGTAtcttaattaatttctttttaattttatataaaattacatCATATCTAAAAAGAAAGTAGAAATTGTTTTTTAAATAAGCGGATATATAGCCCACTCTATTCTCAAGCAAACAAGTCCAATACAAATCTAGGTTCCGCCCCACTTCATGAGATGGTTGAtggttattataaattttttttttggtcatttattttttaaaagattactaAGGACCCAACATATGAAAGAGAATTTACATTCGTTTACCTGATTGTCAGGCCTATATGAAacagaaaatttttatttaaatttattaaaataaacaataaaaaaacctTCAAAAtgaattgatggtttcagtggctaagagaagaagggggttgaatcttagcccctttttttttattacacTTTTCTAATCTTTGAGgaaacttttctgtttttgtctcgtccttagccacgagactttttacttttgtctcgtcacttggcacgagacattttttattttagctcctgtgcagtagaaacagaaatggagaagtagagagagaagattacacccagatatattctggttcagctgctaagtgcaatgcagcctacatccagtctccatcacaacaatgatggaatttcactataatcatccagattacaaattgtaaagtgttaacccaacttacaaggggattcccacagaatcatgaaacacaacatagatgaataAAGGActtctaaggacatctatggctttttcttttaattttacactctctgcctttttccgctctatgactttttcatacaaacctcactgtttgccttttttccatgagactcaagacatgacaaaattaaacagaaaaattacaaaacagaatacattgaaggagaagaaaatctgtaaacttaggtagctctgagaattctgtgccttgcactctcactgcttactcCTAACTCCTTGCTTCAAACCATGGTTGTTcaccctttttatagaagagtgaagcctccacagttgaaaccaaacaaaccaagcttaacttcttCTCCATGCAGaacaaaccggttcggccagaaaGAGAGAGGAGGTTtttctagtccttccttggtcatcacccttcatcaatccgagcgctcc
This region of Arachis hypogaea cultivar Tifrunner chromosome 8, arahy.Tifrunner.gnm2.J5K5, whole genome shotgun sequence genomic DNA includes:
- the LOC112705074 gene encoding uncharacterized protein, which codes for MVKNASSLCDLFLEVIEWIGPDNVVHVVTDNAANYVAAGRLINKKFENIHWSPCAAHCLNLILKDISSMPHISSLATHASNITVFVYNHTVFLSWLRQKDDWREIVRPGATRFATVFLTLMSIFERKSELQQLVVDTHFTGHKVGRSANGRAVSAIILDNKFWDDCFTVCQIVSPLIKLLRLVDADDKPSLGIVYEGMLRSENGIKEMFKHRKSAYQPYTEIINSRWDKHLKKNLHAAAYFLNPDCFFSENYRESPDVMRALLDLVTLHCKVNNLDSVEAMKEIHLYRDRKESFDRPEAVPAAKKFQPVRILSQASASSGCERNWSLFDQIHTARRNRLEHDRLSDIVYVTYNLRLKSRKKRKQKSQYDPIDIETIDNVDFWVTEEVVEKEPDLPSNIEDLLDEIDADLDQGGGGGSTSTFYAVPLAFSGPSSRNEGDEINDANLQQIMEDFDG